The sequence tgataaaacagaccttcacatatgcatcaaatgtgatatcttgaatatctttatatcacggctcccaaaggtaaacagggccTTTAAGATTTATTTTAGACCTGTTGATACCATCTTCACCATCATGCGACTCGCATGTTCGATTCGTATGTTCGCAATAAACTTTCAGTCTCTGCCGGTATACCATCCACACAATAACAATGTGATATCGTCAATTAGacagaccagggaggtgtgagaGAGATGAATTTCAAAAGACATGACAATCAGGTTTTATTACATCAATATTGGCATTGAGCACATTGGTTACAATAATGAAATATCAGTTTTGAACGATACGAAACATTTGCTTACACCGTCACGCTATATAAAACAACATTGGGACCAACTTAATGACAATTCAGTGAGAAAGTTCATATGGATTTCgaaaaagaattttttttttgtgccccTCGTTAGGCATTTATCAGTGTGTAAATTTTTGCACTGGCATGACTGGGTTAGACTCCAATCAcccatttatctatcttttcTTCAAAAGCCATCCATACAAAGTCTGGATCTGTTACAATGTAGCTACCTCAACGTGATTTGACTTCAGACGGATGAAAATACGATTTTCTTTTCACCAGGATTGAACAGGCATATAACCCTTTTTGACTCTATTAAAGTGATTCTCGTGAGGTTGAATTTTTCAGTTTGATCATGGAGCTCCATGGTTTGACTATAAACAGTCACATCATCACATCATTCCTACATTTTTAGTCATCTACTTAAGTCTATAGTCAAGGTGTCGAAGAAGTGACAATCTGCACATTTACATCGGTAACAAAAACGAATAAGATTAAACATACCGAAAATGGCACTAAAAACCGCTTTTCATATCTTAACGAACTGACAGGTAGTCAGTGTCGATTTTCTAATGCTTTGGCACATTAGTACTACACTGTACTTAGCATCTTCATTTTCTCCCAATACCAACTcccacatctctctctctctctctctctctctctttaaaagTTGGTAGAGGTGGGTAAGTCGTGTCACGTGACCCTCTAGAAGTGTGACAAACCTGATAAATCCATTTTTAATTTGGTAAGTTGACGTCATGTCCCCCCATACAAATCTTCATGCCTTCGAAGTATATATCCACATAACTTTGAGCAGAGACCTTCCACCTCCCTACATGAAGggtattttattttatatcgaTAATGTGAATTATATTATAATTACTATGTTATTCAAGGTCAGTTAGGTTTTGCTGCACAGTTTTAACTGACGTCATCAGAGGCTGTTTCGACTTGACCCTGTGCTTTAAAAGTCTTTATTTCCGACAGACGTTGAACAGGGTCTAGAACCACATTGTCACCACAGCCCAAGGCggcatgtgtaggcctatgtatgtatgtatttatgtatgtatgtatccatTCCGCTAAACCGATACAAAATATTTACTGCTGGCATGCACACGACGACAATTCATAAGCGGTATACAATATTAAATACTGATCGGTCAATGTCGTAACTTTTATCTAAATTCCATCTAATttaattttgatatcaagatGTACTATGTGAAGGAATTTAGATTACAGACcacaaaattgtttttcaatatttctttcgTTGTGTCTTTTTCTAAATGAAACTATATCAAAGAGAggtctcactttttttttctttttctttttttttgcgccagGAGTGTCACTGTGTGACAGAAACGACGCATTTGAAGGTtccattgttatcattatgatgattatcatctttattattattatcatcatcatcaccattaaactacatgtatttaaatgTCTTTATTCCATTTAGTAAGAGCAGAAAATTTGTTGTGCACTCTGGACAATGATAACTTACGGACTTAAAAGATGCAGATTACCGAactaatgatgataacaactaACATTAAGTGAAAACATGACTTGACCGACCAAATTTTTCTCCTATGAAGGgaaataaagggaataaaacTTAAGGTCTATAGCTTACACGCAAGCGTCATGAACAACGATGCTGTGTTTTGACTGAAGGGAAGTCCGCTAGTTCCTTTGTTTTCAGCAGTACAAGTATATCACATGCCACAAACAATTAACGGTGATGTAGACCATCTCTCCCAATATACTGGTTTCATCACAACTCTGGGCATAACGAGACAATGACTACTGAGGAGAAGGATCTCATCATTGTTCGTTGGTGCAGACACGCGAGTACTTTTATTCAAGAGAAAATAAATAACGgcaaattcttcttcttctttaaataGATACAGCACAATACTGCGTAACAGATGACTAGACAGCTATGACTAGTCCATCGTGTAAGTTCTTGCCCGTGAATATGGTATAATTCCATAATTTACACGAAGGTCATTGGCAGACTGGTCTTGTGATAATAAGCGTCCATTTTGAAGCAAGAGCGCAGTGGCCGGATTTGGTTTTCGTATCAACGGAGAAGCGACTCGTTCGTCGTATTGGGTCCTGGCTACCGAGGCGTCCCTCAGGGTTAGACCCCGCTGAAAGTCTCCTTCCAAAATGGAGCAGCTGAGAGGACGCATTGCGTGAGGGGAACGGGCTGAGGACACCAAGCCTACAGAAGGCAGTGTACGGTAAGTAGGAACCTGTTGGGAATACAGCTTGACTGGTACCGGGGCCAGAGGAGTAGAGACAGAGGATTGATCGTCGCTCTCGGAGTAGAGGAGCTCATCGGAGGTTGAAGTTGTACTCGTCTCCTCATCTTTGTCCACGTCATTGCGCCTGTCAGCGTGGGGTTTTCCTACCTCCACGTCGATGCTGACATCGTCTACGATGTCGCAAACGCGAGGGAAAAACTGCCAGAggaaaagaaatgcagaaagatAAGAGAAAATACTGTCTCAATGGCAGAATAATATCGACAGAGTATCAGATTCTTGAAAATCTGTCTGTCATTTTTCATACGTAGACTCATTATAGTTTCTAGGGATGTTGAGAACAAGAGACTGACACAATCAACATTACTAACTGGTAGATGCATGGTACTCTATCTTGCTGACTTGAATTGAAACATAAATCGAAAAGTACCAACGTCCTGATTTCTGTTGGAACTAAACATCTGAAGAAGAGACGTCTCTTCAAAAGTCAAAAGTGTAGACGCCATAAAGACAACTTCATTCATTTCTCTTTAATCAACACGTACATCGAACCGTCTAAGAGGAAAAGGAgattattttttgaaagagctgAATCGAGTTGTAACTAGCATGTTTCGATTGTAAGTTAGAATTACATAACTATTAACAACAATGACGATAATGATATTCATGGAATATTTTCTTTTGCTATCAAGATATCTTTTAGCCAACAAATTAGGACAACGCGGAGATTGTATTCTGTGATGAAAAGTGTAGCTAATCTTTGAAAGAATCAGCCACCTACTCATAGTGCTGAGTCTCCTAATGACCTACTCTCtattttttcatgtatttcagTGTAGAAATTATTAGACGCCTCGACAAAGGTCGCATGAGAGAGGGataaacagaaacagaaagaaagagatatacaTTAAAACATGACTTTGTTTCCGATcattttttatcttatcttattGAGACAATTTCTTGTAGGAAAGGTACTTTGGTATGTAGCCAACCAGTTACAATGCCGGCAATTTCGTTGGTAAAATGTTGTAGAACGAGATTCGTGACGTCATGCCATTCAAAAGAAGCAATAGCTTTATTTACTCACATGAAACATCTccttgatacaaaaaaaaaaaacgggctCTATTCCCCAAATGTactgtgtgtttcttttttaaccTAAGCGTACTTGCGAACCAACAACATTGGAGTCATTTGCATGCAAGCATTTGAACATTGAACACACAATCGACCTGCAACACGCAACTATAGAGTCAAGTATAGCCAGAACTCCACTAGACGAAGTATAAATGGCGATATTTATTCCCTCATTGAGAATTGTTACGTTTTCGTAACGCTTTTTGAAATAAACTGTAAAGAGTTattttaatcatcatcatcatcatataccTGTTGGGATAGCATGAAGAGGAGCATGACGATGGAGCTGGCGACGGCGAAACCGTAGAAGGTGGTGACGGCATTGAAATGGTCGATGAGCAGGCCGCTAGCCAAAGACCCGACTCCGACGCCGAGTCCGAAGTAAAGAGCCCCGAGGATTCCCTGCACTGTGGTCATACACTCCGGAGGAACGGACGCTCCAAGGTAAGATACCAGGGTGGTCCACGTGAGAAGAAATGAGACGCCTTGAAGAGGAAGAgatggaagaaagaaaagagattcTCTATTACTAGTCTAATACATAACATCATAGAAAGAAACATTGGAGTAAGACATTTATTAAGTATTCTAAAATCAGTGTCATCAAAAATTTAGTTTCACTAGCAGCGGATGAGAAagcagaaaataaagaacgtcACTGTAGATGGAGAGTTTGATTACGAAAGGATGACGAGCATCTGATAAGAGAAccagaggaaaagaaaaaaggagagatcTGAAAAACATCATCAGTAACGGGATGAGAAAAGGAGGAGAACGAGTAGTagtgaagattaaaaaaaaaaaagaaaaaaaagttaagaatgGATCGACaagatgacaaaacaaagtgaagAGATGTTGAAGACAGGAGAACCaagaagatacaggaagaagggCTTAGAAGTAAATGAATGAGAGGGTGAACGCCAAGGAATAAGACAAACAGGTCAGAGAACGGGAAGAAAAATCACTTACCATGTATGATCTCTACAGGTATCAACCAGAGTGGGTTGGTGATTGCAGCGTAGCACACAAAGCGGAAAGCGTAGACTCCTAACCCAAGCGTTAGTGCAGCTATATGTCCAATGCTTTGTAAGAAACTACGGCAAAAGTACCCGAGAGCTAATTCCGAAATACTCTGTAAGGCTTCCAACACGCCTATCAAAGTCTGACTTGCACCTGCAAAAGTAGAGGACAATGACACGGTGAGATCTACTGAGCAGAGATTTTATTTTTAGGTCTTCTAGACATTTTTCCTTCACGGTCCACTTAGAGTATTGTctaaacaacaaaaatcagtGATTAGCAGGATACGATGTTCTGTGACTGTCTGGACACAATCATGTCTACtacaaaatttaatcataaGTAACTCGGCCTGAGAAGCGACATTAATCAGTCGGTCTAGCAGTGTGAAAGTGACATTCAATTtactgacatatatatatatatatatatatatatatatatatatatatatatatatatatcagagagAGGGGGGCATGGGGATGGGGGAATAGAATAAAGTGATCCGAGAATTAATGGCCAGTGAGTATAAGAAAGATAATAACCGTGAGACATAATCATGTGATGAAAAGGAGATCTAACTTTCATAAAACTATCAGTGTTCGACGTTAACATTTGCATAATGTCACTCATGGaactgaaaaataatgacatgttTTACAGTTCagacgaaaacaacaacaacaacaacaacaacaaaaacaaaaacattcattcCTTAAAATCAATATACAGTTCGCATAATTCAGGTCAGGCCACAGGGCTAACCTTGAATTTTCAGGAGCAAACGAGAATTATTAATTTTGATCTTAAATCATATTAGCTATATCAAGATACCTTAAAATTCAATACCAACAATTACCTAGGTTTTGAAAGTGCCAGAGCAGGAAGCCCCAGATGCAACCATTGCAAACGCCTGTAAAGAAGGCTATAAAGAAGACCGAGCCGAAATGAGGACTAAGCACAATTCGCCGGAGTTCTGACCACTGAGTGTCCCAGTCACATTTAGAGTACTGTcatatgaaaagagaaaatggtTAGCGGAGGAAGATGACTTGGCTTGTAGACAATGGCATGAAAAACAGGTGTGAATTCAGGTGAAGTTTGTATCATACAAAtgttcatataattatatagctTGACTGTTAATGTGTTCACTACTGgcgcaaacaaaagaaaagtattTCTATCTTGTGATTAGGCGTCATTAGCATCATTAGGCCTATAGTTTCCAAGAAGAATAATTTCATACCGGAAGGTCATGGATGTCAAAGACTGAACAGCAACAATCTTAGTCTGTGAATGAAAGGGAGAACCTACCTCGTAATCCATAAAGAGTGAGCAGAAGGTGGCGAGTGAGGCGACGACAGCAAAGCTGAGGAAAGCTACACGATAGTTGGTGACCACCAGCGAGACGCCCCATCGTACCACCGTCGTGCTCGACCCGGACAGGAGCACGCCTACCGTTAGCGaactgcaaagaaaacaaaggataAAACTTctttactcatttatttcactCATTATACCTACATAGTAATTAGAAGATCAATATTTGAATATGTAATCAAAACATGATTTATCGACTACCGTTAATTGGGCGCCGCAGGAAACTTTAGGGTTACACCTTGCCCTGCATGAGAATTCAAAGAAATATCAACTacaatcaatttttttcaatttcaatttcaattttattttcgtatttctcgatgaagaatacatgatataacaaaatatgataatacagaatgtccagcttggatacatacataaagaaataggaatacaaacataatacatagcggtcgatgtgtcattttcaatcaaagtaaaggatgcaaagagaaatacgatggaacctactaaaaagcaaagcttgttgagtgtaggtcccaacaaaagcctagtgtggggtacaggatgaggagcacgggaaaaattaaagaccaaaagtaaggataaacaaaagagaatgactattaATATTCGTgggtacagaagattcttctcaaTCAACAACTGGGGTTCCCAAAGTTCGGTATACCTCAGCGTGGCATCATACACTATTTCATGTTAGTTCTTAATTTCCTTCGTTACGGGAAGACAAGCTTGTCACCGTGGCAATCAAACTCAGGACTTCAGTGTCTGAGTCTGGAGTGTATTCATAACGTTTCCAACGGTGTAGttgctaacacacacacaagcacaaacgcgcgcgcacgcacacacgcacacacacacagacacacacaaatacacatactcCAAACACACTCACATCAAATAAAGAATCCAAACAGAATGTAACATTTCTCAAGTCACATCGCTGAACAATCCTTATTTTGCACTTCGGGGACACTCTGGACTGATTAATAATTGGCGTCCTGTTGCCATCTTAGTATCATGTTTGATGTGGATAAAAGCCTTTTTCATATCAAGCGCTGTATTGAAATTGCAGTTTCATTGCCATGGTTAATCCTCTATTTTTCattcctttctatttcttttttatatattacCTTCAAAAGTAAGTACACAAtcgaaaagaaaatatatacaatgGCACACCCTACGCGCAGTAATGACACGTACAATTCGCAATTGTGTTTTCATTCGATATAGATCTTGCGGGTAATGGAGATGGAGCTCACGTGCAagcatgatgatgattatatatTTTGCTATGGCAGATCCACAGTGTGGACAGGATAAAGGCCGGGGCCCTGCCGACGTACTGAATAGTGAAATCCTGTTGAACACTACCAAGTGGCTGACCAGGCCACAGAGCTATCACAGGGCACTTATGGTCAGACGCACGGATGTCTGGAAGTACGGACAGGAAAGACTCATTCCTACACTTGGATGTGGGCGGGCAgcaaatatgaaagaaagaatggtGTGGGCTGATTTTAGGATGTCGTTACATCATCTCAGACATGAATCGTCTACCAGCCGATCACGATGACCGGAAGTGGACGGTGGGTTGGCTCGCCTTGTCTCAGGCCGTTTCTTGACTCACCGGATATATCTGCCGCTTTTTCTACGCTCCATGCTTACCAGTACTCCGTCTGTCACCACGGGCATAATGGAGCTACAAGCTTCATGGTGTCACCAAGGAGCTACTGGGTGTAGGCCTAGTCGAGACGCTTCACAAAGTCATCAGGGGAACGGGTAGAGTTCCAGATAAAGAAAATCACTTGGTTAGTCATCTGTGAAGGCAAGTCTTGTCTGCGGTCTATTTCTGAAGCTATCGCACTCCGTTATATGACAGGTGATGtgtaaaaatgatgataattgctTCCCTACTTCGCTTTCACTTATGTCAGTTTGTCTGACACTTGGTGCTATTTAGAAAATATTCTCATTCTATGGGATTTTCCGCACTTTTCTTAAGAGGTATCTAAAACGATGGGACATTTTGTACCTCTTTTTCCCTGGTACCCGTAAAACTTACTCAGAAGTACTGACTTAATCAAGTTCGCCTAATTCATTTTCCCACCAAAGTGTTTTatgttatacagtgtacatggagCTACAAAACCAGCTCCGTGGCATTTACACAAATATAGTACCTATTGCGtctcctctattttttttttttcgggtccGAGAAGGCTATCTGTCATATTCTTGTCTTCTCAACTTTTCGGACGGAAAAAGGTCAAGAAGGAGAAATATAATCTTGAGCAGATGAGAATGTCACGCAGTTTTATGAGGAGTCATCACTATGACAACAACTTCAATGCCAAGCCATTTCCGACGGAGATCTCTTGACCGTCTCACTGATGATGAAGCTATCCGGTCCATTTTGGCATGCATCACTTTCTAAACTAACGTCCTCTCCATCATTTCATTCTGTTCTACAGGAAAGGGGCCTGGACGAAGGCCTTTTACACACTTTAACTTCGATGTACATTTTGTTTGGACTGTGAGCAGACTTTGTGGGTTGCAACAGTTtagagggatggtacagtattggtggagatgagaattgggcttttaactttttgcgagataccaagaaaacacttatgatatagtacagagcagaccattttaagaggaattcaaagttgatttgatgaaaaacgggtttggaatgactgaaacatccaaaaacaaagtaaaacaaagcgatcgttgtaaagtgtgggtcccacactttattagaatcgctcttttttggatatctcagccatttcaaaaacaattttcatcaaataaacgttgaattcctcaaagaattacatgctctttcatatttcatgagaggtttctcattatctcaccaaaaaatgttagtaacctgaaattaggtctcaaccaaaactatatgatccctttaagcatACGTTCAGATTTTCTAACAAGTCTAATACTGATAAGAAAATTCAAGTAAATTCAGAAATCCTATCTTCACCTTCAATATGGGAAGCTTCTCGTCCATTCATAATTTTCTgtttgggcaaaaaaaaaaacatgtcgcaattgtaataaaataggtAGTAATTGAAATTAGTCTCATTTGCTTGCACTCTAAGCATTGCTGAGAGGGACCAAAGAGGTATCTATACCTCCTTGAACATGTTGGAGGGACAAAATGCATCATGGTGCACAAGACATGGCAGTGGGGTTTGACAGACTGTTTGTttctatatgtttgtttgtttatttcccatctgagaagatggctgcaTAGCCCTTATTCAGTTGCACTAAGcaactggtcttccatggggtccagttagatgtgaggcgggaccacttcatcgGGTTTAACACCCTGGTCTTTGCGATGTATGATAGAAGCGGGATGTTTTACGTGCATGAgatgtgactctctcacacacggtacctccattttatgtcctatccaagggacTGGGATGAGGAGAGATACTTCCCTGGtatgaccaaggaggtacaagGGGAGTTCGCTCACTTTACATCTACTTGGTTTGACAGGTGTTATGTTCACATGGAGCTGTATAGCCAATTTGTGATACCTGTAAGACTAAGATTCATTCTTATATCAAAGGGATATGTAATTCTAAAAGCTCACCACCCCTGAGATCTGGATTCTTTGTATCATCGGAAGTGTGGGATTACACTCAGACTGTAGGAGGTAAAACTCATCAGGCATTGACCCGTGTGGTAGGAAGCGTGCTTTATGTGAAGCTGCAGAAATAGGAAACAGAAGGGGGAACTTTAAGGTTGAGATGCTTTGGTCGGAAGGGAGGGCGGCCTTCAACAACACTGTAGATTGTCATTAATACTGACATAACTCGTGTTGATTGCTATAAGCAATTATCCAGTTAATTGTTTTTGTGATCAATTTATGTTTGGGGTGGTGCAATTACAGCAACTCGACCTACTTCGTTTACAgcctttcaaatattttctcgACAGGATTTACTCGAGCCTGTTACTAGATATTGCCGgctcttgttaaaaaaaaaccagataaataaaaaaacagtTCTCCAAACGTTCCCGGATCAATCCGTGGTCTATAATATAGCTTACGATTGATCCTATCAGGGCTCAGGAATGCATGATATTGGGGATAAAACTACAGAGACACCAGCAAATAATTTGATTCCTAGACATTCGCATAAGTATTATGTAAAAGAGAAATGACAGCAGTGAATCTGTATATCCTGTCATTAGTAACACATTTAAACAATTGTGAATTTACAGAATACACCTTTTGTGTAAATGAAGCTGAAAATTACATAAAACCTTTTAGcatattgaatgacaaaaagagaaaaaatgaaaatgaatctaAGGTAATATCAGGATTCACTCTGTCATTCCGTAAGTATCGTCTCGTGCGCGTATTGTTATGAGAATATCCCAGGCCAGTTTGTGTAGTAAGACCAAGGTTATGAacgttcttcttcttcttcttcgtaaGACGTTCCAGTTCCTTGGCATGAtaatcacattttttcttttttcatgtacaTCGATATCATTGCTACCGTCAGATCATTTACCTGCACGTTATCATCAGTTGTCAAGATTATTGTAAAAGGTGGTATCCTCACAATTACGTGACGATATTGACGGGATAttcttgaaagaaagatatgatTTCCACCATGTTTGACCTGCCCGCAGAAGTAGCAGAAAgccattataataattattgtgtaaATACGTGTAAATAATTTGATATAAAAAagtaatcaaaatataaaagaatcaAATTCAATCGAAGTAAAGCCATAGAGCGACTTTCGATTCAGATAATGTAAGCTTGCACgattttatttatgtagtcattAATCTTTTGTCGAAAAGTGAACCAGAGTGAATACTATAATTACATGATTTCATCTAAGTGGCCACGGTTCGGGAATCAGCGTTAGAAATCTACGAGAGATGCAGGTCTAAACCTTCTCTTACTCTCGTAATTAATATAATGCAAGTCTGTCTCTGCAGTGTGGATTCGTTGAATTGATTTCACTCATGGAAAGAACACCTATTTTAATGACGCTAAGTGCTTAATGGGAGCATTATCAATCCCCTCCTAATAAATGGACCTTTGAAGTCATCAAATCGTAGCACCTAGCCTCACAAGTTGATTTTCGTCGATAGTCTTGACAGTAATTATTCTTGTCAGTCATTGTTTGTTGAATACATTTACTTTACAGCGGTGCTACACGGTAATCTTGGTATAATGCTCTTTTTCTCACCGGTAGTCTGTTTAAAACCAAGCATGTCAGTAATGTCCACAATTGCAACAGGTGTTCATTTACAAATGATGATAGTCTTTTATTCACATAACATTTTGCgtgatacagaagactgaactCTCACGTTCTATCAACTAACATCAGTTTTCTTGTCTTACCTAATTTGTGTGATGTGGGGTTTTATCGAAAATTAAGGGGGACTCAAAAACACCTcttgtataatttgttttaagTGCTTATTAGTGTGTATACCGTTTTTCTCTAAATTTTTCAAAGCCCCAAATCTCCCTCGTAATGGCCTGATGTCTGCGTTATTCAGGAGATTCTCTGCCAACATGGGTATAGCATGGAGCTACTTCCATGGGTATGGTAATAGTGAAATCGTACAAGATGTTGAACCATGGAGGTACAAAGAAAAATTTACTTCCATGATTGAACACATCACTTGGTTGACCGGCCTGACAGTGCTG comes from Diadema setosum chromosome 17, eeDiaSeto1, whole genome shotgun sequence and encodes:
- the LOC140241096 gene encoding major facilitator superfamily domain-containing protein 6-like, with protein sequence MEKSKSDRQTSCRLGINRTMLPYKMFYFFSDGASSCIAPYRSLYLKQLGLGPSRIGIVAAMKPFATFVSNAMVGFLVDRFGWRKGFMLTSLVVWIVSLLALGFIPPAAEVADPVARSQLRLILDRINSSEFVEEEMLSRQVRSAGSGNHAQHHGHHSDFHHRMNERIWKLRCLLFQCPSNSSRYDDMFADKQITSSGIPVHNFVTQSSSSKTLEDATIPTARSTVMPTDLLSQKSDPANPGSENVSGTVRNENDVFLLGSDTIAELSADRSWLYDQGELLRLFIIIILITNAIYISLGSFMRLADTATLNALAKDPASDMSDYGWHRSFGGLGWAICSLTVGVLLSGSSTTVVRWGVSLVVTNYRVAFLSFAVVASLATFCSLFMDYEYSKCDWDTQWSELRRIVLSPHFGSVFFIAFFTGVCNGCIWGFLLWHFQNLGASQTLIGVLEALQSISELALGYFCRSFLQSIGHIAALTLGLGVYAFRFVCYAAITNPLWLIPVEIIHGVSFLLTWTTLVSYLGASVPPECMTTVQGILGALYFGLGVGVGSLASGLLIDHFNAVTTFYGFAVASSIVMLLFMLSQQFFPRVCDIVDDVSIDVEVGKPHADRRNDVDKDEETSTTSTSDELLYSESDDQSSVSTPLAPVPVKLYSQQVPTYRTLPSVGLVSSARSPHAMRPLSCSILEGDFQRGLTLRDASVARTQYDERVASPLIRKPNPATALLLQNGRLLSQDQSANDLRVNYGIIPYSRARTYTMD